In a genomic window of Stegostoma tigrinum isolate sSteTig4 chromosome 45, sSteTig4.hap1, whole genome shotgun sequence:
- the si:dkey-6n21.13 gene encoding P2Y purinoceptor 3: MNENVTSPMVDNGSSEEIPASNSCNKDESYKYVFLPVCYTYTCILSLALNSIILCSILKRRKEWNCSLIYMFNLALTDFMYGLSLPFLIASYIMHDVWVFGDFTCRLVRFLFYFNLYCSIFFLTCISFHRYLGICHPMKTITMETKKTARVVCVLVWLVVLALTCPIFHFAKTAAFNNATNCWDDALDTEYPHYVPYGIILHSVGFFLPFSIIAWCYSRVIKTIFKTINNQEFKSAVPGLEKRRKSIKTIVTITLLFALCFLPFHVTKTIFLVNKAVPDVACATKRVVTICYKVTRPLASFNAWLNALLYFLTKDKWPQNCLKPKNNTDDSKSSWNIFKPFNHLTPPS; the protein is encoded by the coding sequence ATGAATGAAAATGTTACAAGCCCGATGGTTGACAATGGTTCGAGTGAGGAAATCCCAGCCTCAAACTCCTGCAACAAGGATGAATCATACAAGTACGTTTTCCTGCCAGTGTGCTACACCTACACGTGCATCCTCAGCTTGGCACTCAACTCCATCATCCTCTGCAGCATTCTCAAGCGGCGCAAGGAGTGGAACTGCTCCCTCATCTACATGTTCAATCTCGCTCTGACTGACTTCATGTATGGACTGTCACTGCCGTTCCTCATAGCCAGCTACATCATGCACGATGTTTGGGTCTTTGGAGACTTCACCTGCCGCCTGGTCCGCTTCCTCTTCTACTTCAACCTCTACTGCAGCATCTTCTTCCTGACCTGCATCAGCTTCCACCGCTACCTTGGGATCTGCCACCCCATGAAGACCATCACCATGGAGACTAAGAAGACAGCCCGCGTGGTCTGTGTGCTGGTGTGGCTGGTGGTCCTGGCCCTCACTTGCCCCATCTTTCATTTCGCCAAGACTGCCGCCTTCAACAACGCCACCAACTGTTGGGACGACGCCCTCGACACCGAGTACCCACACTACGTGCCCTACGGGATCATCCTGCATTCAGTTGGctttttcctgcccttttccatCATCGCCTGGTGCTACTCTCGTGTGATTAAGACCATCTTTAAGACCATCAACAACCAGGAGTTCAAGTCGGCAGTGCCAGGCCTGGAGAAGAGGCGCAAGTCCATCAAGACCATTGTGACCATTACCCTTCTCTTCGCCCTTTGCTTCCTCCCCTTCCATGTAACCAAGACCATCTTCCTGGTCAACAAAGCTGTCCCAGACGTGGCCTGCGCCACCAAGAGGGTGGTGACCATCTGCTACAAGGTCACCAGGCCTTTGGCCAGCTTCAATGCCTGGCTCAACGCACTGCTGTACTTCCTGACCAAGGACAAGTGGCCTCAGAACTGCCTGAAGCCCAAGAATAACACCGACGACTCCAAGTCCTCGTGGAACATTTTCAAACCGTTCAATCACTTGACGCCTCCCTCATGA